The Salvelinus namaycush isolate Seneca chromosome 31, SaNama_1.0, whole genome shotgun sequence genomic interval GTTATAGCAGCAGTGCATAAAGCCTAATTTATACCCTACACAGGCATGCAATGCAACAACGCAATTAGTTACGCAAAATGGCCGTTCTGCGTAGTTGCGTTGCATTATACATTTTGGGCTGCACACTTTTCCATATTTTTGCAACGCAAGTACGCAGAAGGGCCATTTTGCGTAGCTAATTGCGTTCTTGCGTTCCATACGTGCTAAGGTAAGTGTAAGGCTTAACTGGCTCATGCCATGAACGTGGAATGCATATTTTTGTTTCAGATTTTCTCATGTTAAAGCTACTTTTGATTTTAGCTGAACTTTTATTCTAAAAGCGAAAAGGTGACGTGGGGTGGAGATGGCTCTTGTCTATGTTACGTACTAACGATGGAGTCATCGATGCGCCCACAGCTTGGCTCCCagaggcctccttactgtcctgcagcacagagaggagacatgggGGCCGTTGGTCTAAGGGACTGGAAGACGGACCCACGGTGGCCCATGGTAATGCCTTAGGAACAGCTTCATCACTGAATGTGACACAGCAATCCATGAGTGACTATCACCAGTAGGCAACATGGTCAGACAGGATGCTAACAGTGACGGAAAAAAATGATTGGTCGTACACCTGTATTGGAGGAACCTGCAGGAAGGGCTATACTGGGCGTGTCTCAGCCCATCTCTGCCCTTCCCCCCCCGGGTGCCAGTGCTTACGGGGGGAAAGAGATGCCATACCTGCAGGTTCTTCCTCCAGACGTTGACGGCCGCAAAGGCCAGCTGCATCTGCTTCCTGCGGGCGTCTTTGTGCCGCTTGTAGGCGATCTCAATAAAGATGAGGAAGATCCCTGCTGCTATGCCTCCAGCCACCAGCATGAACACtcctgtcagacagagacagacagacacagggatgGGTGGTGAGTCGCCACTCTGACACTCAGCCGCAACCCACTGACcatgactgtgtctgtgtgaatcTAGTCTATACGTCAACGGTTGCCCGTCTTTTCCTCAACCTGCTTCCACTTCACGCCGTCCGCTGCAAACCTTGCAAGTTTATATTAGGATCACAGCTATAACAAcgaaactgagtgtacaaaacattaggaacaccttcctaatattgagttgcacccccccaacTCTTCTGCCctcggaacagcctcaattcgccgGGGCAttaactctacaaggtgtcgaaagccttCCACAGTGATGcaggtccatgttgactccaatgcttcccacagttgtgtcaagttggctggatatcctttgggtggtggaccattcttgatacacacaggaaactgttgagcataaaaaacccagcagagttgcagttcttgacacaaactggtgcgcctggcacctactaccataccctgttcaaaggcacttaaatcttttgtcttgccaattcaccctctgaatggcacacatacacaatccatgcctcaattgtctcaaggcttaaaaatccttctttaacctgtctcctccccttcatctacactgattgaagtggatttaacaagtgacatcaataagggataatagcgcatacctggattcacctggtcagtctatgtcatggaaagagcaggtgtccttaatgttttgtacactcagtgtataacaacAGTAAACCACAACAAACAACTTTAACACACTTCACGTAACAAAACAAATACAGGAAAAAAAGGTATTGGACAAGAAAAGGCTACAGTACCTTCCCACTGCAGTTTCTGTCCAATCACTTTTAGGTTTCTCAAAACCCAAAAGGGAAACCCTACCTGCCATGTTCTCAAAGGTGAGTGTGGCTGGGGCATTGCTCCGTGAGTCACACTCCTGGTATCTCACCCAGGTTTTATCTAGATCTTCCATGAAGCCATTCTCATGGGAACTGCAGGGGTGGGGGGAGTGGGCAAAGAGGTAAGACAGTTAACAAAAAGCCAAGCCATACACTCCAGAAGAGAAATCCCAGAATGCTAGTAACACAGAAGACACAAACAGACTGACTGATAGACTAACAGACAGACAAAGGGCAGGAAtggggagatacagagagagaagagagctgaCACAGCGGTGTCGGATGGtcaaaaaaggaaaataaaaagagagaaaaaaaagaacaaCATAAAAACAATGCTGCTTGGGCTGGGACAGACCTGAGAATGGCCAGGGACACATTCTGTTTCCAGGGGCTGTCCTTGCGCATGCCTATGCCAAAGCCCGAACGGAAAAACAGCTCTCCCGTGGTCACCAGGTCGCACTTCTGCGAGGCTTCAAACTCCAGCACCGCAGAGTCCCAGATGAAAGCATGCAGCTTGCTGTTggggggagggaggcaggggggaggaggggttacGGTGCAACAGTACAGTGATTGTCACAACACACATTTACGGCTCCCCTTTGGCCACACAAAGCGTGTGAGTCAGCATTACCATCCATGTCTACCGCCGCTTGAAAAATGAAATCCAATGCCGGACGGACGACGGCGCGTCCCCCATTGGATTCCCCACCTCAAAGACGCTCGTCTTGGATAAAGCCTGAAAAAAGGTGCTCCTCAGCTCAACATTAGCTCAACTTTAGAACGCTATTGACACAGTGCATGCGGCCCTGCTCTGAGTCTGAGCCTGGTTCTGTCTTGGCTGGATGATGGGCCTGGACCAGAGGGAACGCTGCAGTAAGACCCTCTGTGTCTCGCTGATCCAGAGGTCCAGAACCCCCAGGTCTGACTGACTGgccctatctctttctctctgacctgACTGACTATCTGACCAGTTCCGGCCGACACGCCCAGGCCAGGCCGGCCCGGCCAGGACTCACTTGTCGCGCACGGCCTGGATAGCCTCAGCGGCACTCTCGTAGTTGTGCTTCTCCATGTGGCGGTACATGGTGCTAAGCTCCACCTGCCGCCGGAAGTAGATGTCCACAGAGCTCTGCTTCACAGTGGCGTAGATGAACTTGTCTGATGGGTTCCTCAGCTGTTGAAGGATAGGGAGGGTTGGAAGGAACATTACATTCAACACTCACATACACTTTACCAATTCTGTAAGTATGGAAAAATTCAACATTTGACACTGCACAACCACTTACTTTACAGTATTTTCACCCCCAATAACTTGCGCACCTCGCTAAACTTCCACACATTTTACAGTATGCCACCTAATATCCACAAGTTATGGAGGTGGAGATGTACTGAAAGAGTATCTATATGTATTTAAAGCAGGACTACTTGTTGATGCCCACCCTCGGGTCGTTGATGCCGGTGATGCGCTCCTCAGGCCGGTCCAACACCAGGAAGGCAGCCAGGTTGGCAGTATACGATGCCACTATGATCATGGCAAAGCCGGCCCACACCATGCCCAAGATTCTCGCTGAGAAGCTGCGCGGCGCGCCTGGATAAGCAAAGCCCATAAAAAGTTAACACTTTCACTCTATGAGACAATATATTGAATGTACAGtacaggtcaaaagtttggacacacctactcattcaaggtattttttatttattttgactattttctacattgtagaataatagtgaagacatcaaagctatgaaataacacatacgtaactatgtagtaaccaaaaaagtgttaaacaattcaaaatacagttaaaaaatatttactttttttaatttcacctttatttaaccaggtaggccagttgagaacaagttctcaattacaACTGCGAAAAATCTGTACACAGTGTgcgcaaatgaagtaaggaggtaaggcaataaataggccaatagtggcaaggtaattacaatttagcaatttacaatggagtgatatgtgcagatgaggatgtgcaagtagacacactggtgtgcaaaatagcagaaaaacaaaaacaaatatggggatgaggtaggtagttggttggatgggatatttacagatgggctgtgtacagctgcagcgatcggtaagctgctctgacagctgacgcttaatgTTAGTGTAACGGAagtcttcgtcctcctctgacgaggagtaagaaatgtcggaccaagatgcagcgtggtgagtatccattttaataggaatacttgaaacaaacaaaataacgaataaacgaatgaagacgaaacagtcccgtaaagtgacaacacaaaacacaggaacacagtaacaggaacaatcacccacaatacaaaacaggctacctaaatatggctcccaatcagagacaatgacaaacacctgcctctgattgagaaccatatcaggtcaaacacatagaaatagacaaactagacaaacaacatagaatgcccactcagatcacaccctgaccaaacaaaacatagaaacatacacagcaaactatggtcagggcgtgacagttagtGAAGGAAatatacagttaaagtcagaagtttacacacaccttaggcaaatacatttaaactcagtttttcacaattcctgacatttaatcctagtaaacattccctgttttaggtcagttaggatcaccactttcttttaagaatgtgaaatgtcagaataatagtagagataattatttctttcagctttaatttctttcatcacattcccagtgggtcaaaagtttacatacactcaattagtatttggtagcattgcctttaaattgtttaacgtgggtcaaacgttacaggtagccttcaacaagcttcccacaataaattgggtgaattgtggcccattcctccggacagagctggtgtaactgagtcaggtttgtaggcctccatgccaGCACACGCGTTTTAAGTTCTGCCAACaaactttctataggattgaggtcagggttttgtgatggccactccaataccttgactttgttgtccttaagccattttgccaaaactttggaagtatgcttagggtcattgtccatttggaagacccatttgcgatcaagatttaacatcctgactgatgtcttgagatgttgcttcaatatatccacatcattttcctacctcatgatgccatctattttgtgtagtgcaccagtccctcctgcagcaaagcaccccaacaacatgatgctgccacccccgtgcttcacggttgggatgatgttcttcggcttgcaagcttcgccctttttccttcaaacataacgatggtcattatagctaaacagttatttttttgttccatcagaccagaggacatttctccaaaaagtacgatctttgtcccatgtgcagttgcaaaccgtagtctggcttttttatggcggttttggagcagtggcttcttccttgctgagcggcctttcaggttatgtcgatatagcactcgttttactgtggatatagatacctttgtacctctttcctccagcatcttcacacggtcctttgctgttgttctgggattgatttgcacttttcgcaccaaagtacgttcatctctaggagacagaacgcgtctccttcctgagcggtatgacggctgtgtagtcccatggtgtttatacttgtgtactattgtttgtacaattgtgggattgtgatacagtgaaaacaattgttgggaaaattacttgtgtcatttacaaagtagatgtcctaaccgacttgccaaaactatagtttgttaacaagacatttgtggaggggttgaaaaaattgttttaatgactccaacctaagtgtttgtaaacttccgacttcaactgtaagtctccaacttcagtgatttttgcaattcgttccagtcattggcagcagagacctggaaggaaaggcggccaaaagaggtgttggcttctgggatgaccagtgaaatatacctgctggagcgtgtgctacgggtggatgttgctatggtgatcagtgagctgagaaggcggagctatacctagcaaagacttatagatgacctggagccagtgggtttggcgatgaatatgtagcgaggaccagccaacgagagcatacaggtcacagtggtgggtagtatatggggctttggtgacaaaacggatggcactgtgatcgactgcatccaatttgctgagtagagtgttggaggctattttgcaaGTGACATCGcggaagtcaaggatcagtaggatagtcagttttacgagggtaagtttggcagcatgagtgaaggaggctttgttgtgaaataggaaattaactttggattggagatgcttaatatgagtctggaagcagagtttacagtctagccagacatctaggtatttgtagttgtccacatattctaagtcagaaccgtccagagtagtgatgctagtcgggcaggcgggtgcgggcagcgatcggttgaagagcatgcatttcgttttactagcatttaagagcagttggaggccacagaagaagtgttgtatggtgttgaagctcgtttggagggttgttaacacagtgtctaaagaagggccagatgtatacagaatggtttcatctgcgtagaggttgatcaaagaatcacccgcagcaagagtgacatcattgatatatacagagaaaagagtcggcccgagaattgaaccctgtggcaccctcagacactgccagaggcccggacaacaggacCTCTGAACACTGGTcagacacactgaactctgtctgagaagtagttagtgaaccaggcgaggcagtcacttgagaaaccaaggctgttgagtctgccgataagaatacagtgattgacagagtcgaaagccttggccaggtcgatgaagacggctgcacagtacagtcttttatcaatggcagttatgatatcgtttaggaccttgagcgtggctgaggtgtacccgtgacaagctcggaaaccagattgcatagcggacctggcctccacaatcacccaacctcaacccaactgagatggtttgggatgagttggaccgcagagtaaaggaaaagcagccaacaagtgctcagcatatgtgggaactccttcaagactgttggtaaagcattccaggtgaagctggttgagagaatgccaagagtgtgcaaagctgtcatcaaggcaaagggtggctactttgaagcatctcaaatataaaatgtattttgatttgtttaacactttttttggttactacatgattccatatgtgttatttcatagctttggtgtcttcactattattctacaatgtagaaaatagtcaaaataaagaatgGGTAgatgtatccaaacttttgactggtactgtatggcgGAGGGTCTCTCAAATATTACATTATTTATCGATGTGCAACACTAATATTTTTACTGTTAAtaaccactgggcacagacgtcagttcaacgtctagttttgttgtacatttggttgagttgtcaactaacgtaaATTCAATGTGCAATCAACAagacatttcaccatgtcattggatttaggtatgAAATgtccttacgttgatgactttttgcaaatccaattcgatttccacattgattcaacgtcatcacttTGGGTAGAAATGATGTGGGAACAACATTGACTCAACCAGTTTATGCCCAGTGAGTATCAATATCACAAACTGATCTGTATAGTATTTGTAGAAATAGTACACTAAGTAGCTAGATAAGTAACTATTGTATTAGTAAATCTGCCCTTTAGTGATAGTATTCTCCTACCTTCCCCAATACCGGAGTTAAGCAAAACTCCCCAGGAGAACCACATGGCTGACGACAAGGTGAGggcgtcttcttcttcttcttcactgTTTACTTTAAACCTCCCAAACGGgctagagagagagcaggatatGAAGTGAGACATTCACAAGCAGACAGAGGCGAAAACCCTGGCAaccccagacagggagggagtcTGTGAGTGGCAAAGCAAGAGCAAGATAGAGCACAGAAAGAGAAGGCCAGATGAACAGAGCAGTGGAATGACTGGAGCCAGTCTTCACCTCTGTCCCCTCGTCCCCAGTGAGAGAAGATCTGGAGAGGTCTGGAGCATAAGCAGAGGTAGagtatgtcacacacacacacacacacacacacacacacacacagacacacacggacacacacggacacacacggacacacacggacacacacacatggatccCCTTGTACCTGAACCGGTCTAGTAGGTAAAGCATCACCGCCACCACATGCACCGAAAGACCCACCAGCAGCCACAGTGTGCTCTGAAATGGCTGCATGAACGAGTCCAGTGTACTGCGAGGGAtttcctgtaacacacagcacaGACAGTCATTCACTAACCACTTGCAGTCTACTACCACCCAATCTGCAATGAGGACTATATCAGGTGTAGTCTGGATGAACTTTCAATTCACACTCTTCATACATTTTGAGGGGAATTTGGGGACATACCTTTTTAACGAGGATGGTTAGGCCTTGGTACTTAAAAGGTTTGGAGAATTCGATGTACTGGGCTCGTTCGTTGTTTATCGTCAGCGGGGCAACGATCATATCTGCCAGACCCCCCAGGAGCTCTCCCATCATGCCATTCCACTCTTTCTTGTTGCTGTTGTTCACCTGTGGTAAGTGGACGTAAAGGGTTAACAACCAACCCAACATGACAATGAATTTCAGAATGAAGTGTCAGTATCAGAAACAGAAACAACAAGTGAGCCCTCTCTTAAAACCCTTTGTGCCTTTAACCTAAATTAATATCAGCAGAAATGATCTGAATGGTATTTTCTGGCTCAGAGACGTGGTAACTGAGCTTGGCTCTCCAGAGAAGCTCCATTCAGCTCATCTTGCTTGTTCGGTAGATCCTGACAGGTCAGCGTGGGTCTCACTCTCACCACCTACTTGTCCCTCTAACACGGAGCTAAAGTCCCCAATGTAGTCGGACTCTAGGTTTCCATGGCTCTCTCGGACTGCTTTTAGTTAGTGATTTAGGGAAAGTTAGTGATTATGTCAAACAACAATTTTTGTGAGTGCAGTAACATACTGTAAGATGATTTTGTGTCATTTTCTAAACGTTACAAATGCATGAACTTAATTCAAAAAGCACATCTTCGAGATAGGAGATATGATTTGCTTCATAACTTAACATAATAAAATCTAATATAAATGTATGTAAATAGACAATCGTTGGTCAATACATTTTGGGCCAGTGAGGTTTCTATCTAGAGTGAACTCTGAGTATCTATAGGAACTGACCCGCTCCTGTGTTCCAAATTTCCCATCAGCCACCAGGTGCACCTCATAGGTAAAGTTCATGGTTCCGGCCAACTTGATAAGTAGATCGATACAGAATCCATAACAACATTGAGGTACAATTGGACGTCCTGTAACCAACCAGCAGAGGGTTGCAAGTTACAATCAATCTGGAGGAaatccctctctttcttttttaatattttttaataACACCAGACATGCccaaacagtacacacacacacacactgttcaacCAAAATCACACATACAATAATATAGCTACACACATGTTCACTGCAAACAGACttcacacactaaacacaggctGGCACATGCCCACACTGTTTGCAAACATTAAAGCAAACACTCAAGCATATTCACGGTACATACTCACACCCGCgagcgtgcgcacacacacacacacacacacacacacaccaatatgcCAACAATCACACAAAGGCACACTCAGctacatgcatacatatatagatacctactgtatatatatgtatgcattTCCAGTTGGTACTTAGCGGGCGTAGTAAAAGCACAGTGATATCTTAAACGTCCCTGTTGTGTTACCTGGGATGGTCTCATTTGGTCCAGTGCAGATCACCTTTTTTATATCTGCCACTCCATTTAATGTTTTTTCCTCCTTGCAGGTTCCATCCTGCTCAGTGGGCTTCACATACACAAAGGGCTCCTGGTGTATGGTCACTATCTATAACAGACGGGAGAGCACACTGTTTATCACACAGTGGGCGTTTAGCTCACACTGACCCTGAGGGACCTTTTAAATCACCAACCCTCCGGACAACAACCCCTCCTCAAggaacacacaaaacacacacacacccatggtAGAAATGATGgcgagagagaaaatgagatAGAAGGATAGAGAAAGAATCCTGCGCAGACCCATTACATTGAAGATTCTGTAAGATATAAAGCATTGCTTtactttatatatacagtgcattcggaaagtattcagaccccttgactttttccacatatccttattctaaaattattataaaaaaaaaaatcctcatcaatctacacacaataccctataatgacaaagcaaaaacacattttgcaaatgtataaaaacaaaaaactgaaataccttatttgcataagtattcagacccttttatgagactcaaaattgagctcaggtgaatcctgttcccattgatcatccttgagatgtttctacaacttgattgcagtccacctggggtaaattcaattgattggacatgatttggagaggcacacacttgtctatattaggtcccccagtttacagtgcatgtctgagcaaaatacatgaggtcggaggaattgtccgtagagctccgagacaggattgtgttgaggtacagatctggggaaaggtaccaaaaaaattctgctgcattgaaggtccccaagaacacagtggcctccatcattcttaaatggaagaagtttggaaccaccaagactcttcctagagctagccgcccggccaaactgagcaatcgggggagaagggcgttggtcagagaggtgaccaagaacccgatggtcactctgacagagct includes:
- the LOC120026501 gene encoding glutamate receptor ionotropic, NMDA 1-like isoform X3, producing the protein MRLFLLAVFLSCSCARGGCEPKIVNIGAVLSQKRYEQVFKDAVTQANQIYGRDKFKLTAISVTHKPNAIQMALSVCEDLISNQVYAILVSHPPQSNDHLTPTPVSYTAGFYRIPVVGLTTRMSIYSDKSIHLSFLRTVPPYSHQAHVWFDMMREFRWNHIILIVSDDHEGRAAQKRLETLLEERETKAEKVLQFSQETNLTALLLEAKELEARVIILSASEEDAAAVYKAARFLNMTGSGYVWLVGEREMSGKALSEAPDGLIGLQLINGKNESAHINDAVAVVAQSIQELFEKENITEPPRGCVGNTNIWKTGPLFKRVLMSSKYPEGLTGRVEFNDDGDRKYAHYSILNYQKSRLIQVGIYNGTQVVMNNQRKIIWPGGETEKPRGFQMSTRLKIVTIHQEPFVYVKPTEQDGTCKEEKTLNGVADIKKVICTGPNETIPGRPIVPQCCYGFCIDLLIKLAGTMNFTYEVHLVADGKFGTQERVNNSNKKEWNGMMGELLGGLADMIVAPLTINNERAQYIEFSKPFKYQGLTILVKKEIPRSTLDSFMQPFQSTLWLLVGLSVHVVAVMLYLLDRFSPFGRFKVNSEEEEEDALTLSSAMWFSWGVLLNSGIGEGAPRSFSARILGMVWAGFAMIIVASYTANLAAFLVLDRPEERITGINDPRLRNPSDKFIYATVKQSSVDIYFRRQVELSTMYRHMEKHNYESAAEAIQAVRDNKLHAFIWDSAVLEFEASQKCDLVTTGELFFRSGFGIGMRKDSPWKQNVSLAILSSHENGFMEDLDKTWVRYQECDSRSNAPATLTFENMAGVFMLVAGGIAAGIFLIFIEIAYKRHKDARRKQMQLAFAAVNVWRKNLQQYPPTDITGQLNLSDPSVSTVV
- the LOC120026501 gene encoding glutamate receptor ionotropic, NMDA 1-like isoform X2: MRLFLLAVFLSCSCARGGCEPKIVNIGAVLSQKRYEQVFKDAVTQANQIYGRDKFKLTAISVTHKPNAIQMALSVCEDLISNQVYAILVSHPPQSNDHLTPTPVSYTAGFYRIPVVGLTTRMSIYSDKSIHLSFLRTVPPYSHQAHVWFDMMREFRWNHIILIVSDDHEGRAAQKRLETLLEERETKNKKRNYENLDQLSYDNKRGPKAEKVLQFSQETNLTALLLEAKELEARVIILSASEEDAAAVYKAARFLNMTGSGYVWLVGEREMSGKALSEAPDGLIGLQLINGKNESAHINDAVAVVAQSIQELFEKENITEPPRGCVGNTNIWKTGPLFKRVLMSSKYPEGLTGRVEFNDDGDRKYAHYSILNYQKSRLIQVGIYNGTQVVMNNQRKIIWPGGETEKPRGFQMSTRLKIVTIHQEPFVYVKPTEQDGTCKEEKTLNGVADIKKVICTGPNETIPGRPIVPQCCYGFCIDLLIKLAGTMNFTYEVHLVADGKFGTQERVNNSNKKEWNGMMGELLGGLADMIVAPLTINNERAQYIEFSKPFKYQGLTILVKKEIPRSTLDSFMQPFQSTLWLLVGLSVHVVAVMLYLLDRFSPFGRFKVNSEEEEEDALTLSSAMWFSWGVLLNSGIGEGAPRSFSARILGMVWAGFAMIIVASYTANLAAFLVLDRPEERITGINDPRLRNPSDKFIYATVKQSSVDIYFRRQVELSTMYRHMEKHNYESAAEAIQAVRDNKLHAFIWDSAVLEFEASQKCDLVTTGELFFRSGFGIGMRKDSPWKQNVSLAILSSHENGFMEDLDKTWVRYQECDSRSNAPATLTFENMAGVFMLVAGGIAAGIFLIFIEIAYKRHKDARRKQMQLAFAAVNVWRKNLQQYPPTDITGQLNLSDPSVSTVV